A stretch of Burkholderia sp. HI2500 DNA encodes these proteins:
- a CDS encoding BON domain-containing protein yields the protein MKTDKQLKQDVQDELESDPAIDATRIGVEVVNRIVTLSGHPPSYAEKLAIERAANRVAGVKALVVDMTVHLPDDDVRTDEDIANAVRSVLHWTVGLHDDAVKVQVEHGWITLSGRVEWAYQSHLAVRAISQMRSVTGVTDHIAVQGTIGSADIGGNIKRAIMRHAEREAKHIAIEVRDGTVRLSGKVGSFSERKAVRGAAWSARGVRAVVDDLVVE from the coding sequence ATGAAGACCGACAAGCAGTTGAAGCAGGACGTTCAGGACGAACTGGAGTCCGACCCGGCGATCGACGCGACACGTATCGGTGTCGAGGTGGTCAACCGGATCGTGACGCTCTCGGGTCATCCGCCGAGCTATGCGGAGAAGCTGGCGATCGAGCGGGCGGCGAACCGCGTGGCCGGCGTCAAGGCGCTCGTCGTCGACATGACCGTGCATCTGCCGGACGACGACGTCCGCACCGACGAGGACATCGCGAACGCGGTGCGTTCGGTGCTGCACTGGACGGTCGGGCTGCACGACGACGCGGTGAAGGTGCAGGTCGAACACGGCTGGATCACGCTGTCCGGCAGGGTCGAATGGGCGTACCAGAGCCACCTCGCCGTGCGGGCGATCTCGCAGATGCGCAGCGTGACCGGCGTGACCGACCATATCGCGGTGCAGGGGACGATCGGTTCGGCCGACATCGGCGGCAACATCAAGCGCGCGATCATGCGCCATGCGGAGCGCGAGGCGAAGCACATCGCGATCGAGGTGCGCGACGGCACGGTGCGGCTGTCCGGCAAGGTCGGCTCGTTCTCCGAGCGCAAGGCCGTGCGCGGGGCGGCATGGTCGGCGCGCGGCGTGCGCGCCGTCGTCGACGATCTGGTCGTCGAGTAA
- a CDS encoding SulP family inorganic anion transporter, producing MNRPLSARVAHLFPGFTMLANYRRAWFSRDLYAGIALSAVLVPVGMSYAEAAGLPAITGLHASIAALLAYALLGPSRILVLGPDSALAALIAGAIAPLAGHDPQRAIALAGALALLAGTICILLGALRLGFVTDLLSRPIQYGYLNGIAIALAIGRLPELLGMQVSGGDVFASVPRIVQALNAHRFSIAATALGIGTLTTIFLMKRMMPRAPGVLIAVLAATVIAQVPRLHGVATIGALPAGAPVPHLPAVSVADLVALASGAIAVALVSFADISMLSRALSTRAGDTPDRNQELVALGAANLLAGVMHGCAVSSSASRTPVAIAAGAQSQVTNLVAAACIALLLAAAPALLTLVPRAALAAVVIYAAFGIADVRSVVRLYRMRRGECLISVLCFAGVIGMGVVPGILLASALSLLSFVWRAWHPYDAVLGRLAGVRGYHDVARHPDAVPIPGLLLFRWDAPLFYANVEIFCEHLHAAIAKSAPPVARVVIAAEPVTDIDISAADRLVMLGEELRERKIALDFAEMKGPVKDRLRAYGLFDVFGRASFFPTVTDAVAHHVGRQRRHARDDEPVPRAALPRATRDRSDG from the coding sequence ATGAACCGGCCGCTTTCCGCCCGCGTTGCCCACCTGTTCCCGGGCTTCACCATGCTCGCGAACTACCGGCGCGCATGGTTCTCGCGCGATCTCTATGCGGGCATCGCGCTGTCGGCCGTGCTGGTGCCCGTCGGCATGAGCTATGCCGAGGCGGCCGGCCTGCCCGCCATCACGGGGCTCCATGCGTCGATCGCCGCGTTGCTCGCGTATGCGCTGCTCGGCCCGAGCCGGATCCTCGTCCTCGGCCCGGATTCGGCACTGGCCGCGCTGATCGCCGGCGCCATCGCCCCGCTCGCCGGTCACGATCCGCAGCGCGCCATCGCGCTCGCCGGCGCGCTGGCGCTGTTGGCCGGCACGATCTGCATCCTGCTCGGCGCGCTCCGCCTCGGCTTCGTCACCGATCTGCTGTCGCGTCCGATCCAGTACGGCTACCTGAACGGCATCGCCATTGCGCTCGCGATCGGCCGGTTGCCGGAACTGCTGGGCATGCAGGTATCGGGCGGCGACGTGTTCGCCAGCGTGCCGCGCATCGTGCAGGCGCTCAACGCACACCGGTTTTCCATTGCCGCGACCGCGCTCGGCATCGGTACGCTCACCACCATTTTTCTGATGAAACGCATGATGCCGCGTGCGCCCGGCGTCTTGATCGCGGTGCTGGCGGCAACCGTCATCGCGCAGGTGCCGCGGCTGCACGGCGTGGCCACGATCGGCGCCCTGCCTGCCGGTGCGCCCGTGCCGCATCTGCCGGCCGTCTCCGTCGCCGATCTGGTCGCGCTTGCGTCCGGCGCGATCGCCGTCGCGCTGGTGTCGTTCGCCGACATCAGCATGCTGTCGCGCGCACTGTCCACTCGCGCGGGCGACACACCGGACCGCAACCAGGAACTGGTCGCTCTGGGCGCCGCCAATCTGCTGGCCGGCGTGATGCACGGGTGCGCGGTCAGCAGCAGCGCATCGCGCACGCCCGTCGCGATTGCCGCCGGTGCGCAAAGCCAGGTCACGAATCTGGTCGCGGCGGCCTGCATCGCGCTCCTGCTCGCCGCCGCCCCGGCGCTGCTGACCCTCGTCCCGCGCGCGGCGTTGGCCGCCGTGGTGATCTACGCGGCGTTCGGCATCGCGGACGTCCGCAGCGTCGTGCGGCTGTACCGGATGCGCCGCGGCGAATGCCTGATTTCGGTGCTGTGCTTCGCCGGCGTGATCGGCATGGGCGTCGTGCCCGGCATCCTGCTCGCCAGCGCGCTGTCGCTGCTGTCGTTCGTGTGGCGCGCGTGGCATCCGTACGATGCGGTGCTGGGCCGGCTCGCCGGCGTGCGCGGCTATCACGACGTCGCGCGGCATCCGGACGCCGTGCCGATACCGGGGCTCCTGCTGTTCCGCTGGGATGCGCCGCTCTTCTACGCGAACGTCGAGATTTTCTGCGAGCATCTGCACGCGGCGATCGCGAAGTCCGCGCCACCGGTTGCGCGCGTCGTCATCGCGGCCGAGCCCGTCACCGATATCGACATCAGCGCCGCGGACCGGCTCGTGATGCTGGGCGAGGAACTCCGGGAACGGAAGATCGCGCTGGACTTCGCGGAAATGAAGGGCCCGGTGAAGGATCGCCTGCGCGCCTACGGGCTGTTCGACGTGTTCGGTCGCGCCAGTTTCTTCCCGACCGTGACCGACGCCGTCGCGCATCATGTCGGGCGGCAACGCAGACATGCACGCGACGACGAACCGGTCCCGCGCGCGGCGCTGCCGCGTGCCACCCGTGATCGGTCGGACGGCTAG
- a CDS encoding LOG family protein, translating to MSTVVKRVPVGTARGGVRRRAAAGLTSAAAPGKRARTRPDAIVGNDRVQRIPHRAPRLANRPDCTPADDDATLLQRAGMRGIRLQLDYWKAEERLQNERIGHAVVIYGSTRIVAPAVANARLNEANRLLAARPHDAGRRHAVAAASRLVEHSVYYRVAREFGRIVGHADRCTRAARLAIVTGGGPGIMEAANRGAYERGAPSIGFNIELPREQAPNPYITPGLCFRFHYFAIRKLHLLERAKAAVFFPGGYGTFDELFEVLTLLQTRKIPPLPVILVGEAYWRRAVDLAFLADEGMIARADLDLFTYCESAPDIWHAIGGWYARRRTARPVRRRTTPKPKPKPQ from the coding sequence ATGTCGACCGTCGTCAAACGCGTTCCCGTCGGTACCGCGCGAGGTGGAGTGCGCCGCCGTGCCGCAGCCGGCCTGACGTCGGCGGCCGCGCCCGGCAAACGCGCTCGCACACGGCCCGATGCGATCGTCGGCAACGACCGCGTCCAGCGCATCCCGCATCGCGCGCCGCGTCTCGCCAACCGTCCGGACTGCACGCCCGCCGACGACGATGCCACCCTCCTGCAGCGCGCGGGCATGCGCGGCATCCGGCTGCAACTCGACTACTGGAAGGCCGAGGAACGCCTGCAGAACGAACGCATCGGCCATGCCGTCGTGATCTACGGCAGCACGCGCATCGTTGCCCCGGCCGTCGCGAACGCGCGGCTGAACGAAGCCAATCGCCTGCTCGCGGCGCGGCCGCACGATGCGGGCCGGCGTCACGCCGTCGCGGCGGCGAGCCGGCTCGTCGAGCACAGCGTGTATTACCGCGTCGCGCGCGAATTCGGGCGCATCGTCGGCCACGCCGACCGGTGCACGCGCGCCGCGCGGCTCGCCATCGTCACCGGCGGCGGCCCGGGCATCATGGAGGCCGCCAATCGCGGCGCATACGAGCGCGGCGCGCCGAGCATCGGCTTCAACATCGAGCTGCCGCGCGAACAGGCACCGAATCCGTACATCACGCCCGGTCTCTGCTTCCGGTTTCACTATTTCGCGATCCGCAAGCTGCACCTGCTCGAACGCGCGAAGGCGGCGGTATTCTTCCCCGGCGGCTACGGCACGTTCGACGAGCTGTTCGAAGTCCTGACGCTGCTGCAGACGCGCAAGATCCCGCCGCTGCCGGTCATCCTCGTCGGCGAAGCGTACTGGCGCCGCGCGGTGGATCTGGCCTTCCTCGCCGACGAAGGGATGATCGCTCGCGCCGATCTCGACCTGTTCACGTACTGCGAATCCGCCCCGGACATCTGGCACGCGATCGGCGGCTGGTATGCGCGGCGGCGCACGGCGCGGCCGGTGCGCCGCCGCACGACGCCGAAGCCGAAGCCGAAGCCGCAATGA
- a CDS encoding c-type cytochrome: MNLLRCAAFCVTVTAANPAAAQTAVPEPTDLVNAQHCMFCHTSDMTFLGPSFHDIAQRYRGDPAAAPELERKLRVGGRMHWGDTPMPSAEDRGGPLSADDAHQLVQWVLSQ; the protein is encoded by the coding sequence ATGAACCTCCTGCGTTGCGCCGCCTTCTGCGTGACCGTCACGGCGGCCAACCCGGCCGCCGCGCAGACGGCCGTGCCCGAGCCGACCGATCTCGTCAATGCGCAGCACTGCATGTTCTGCCACACGTCCGACATGACGTTCCTCGGGCCGTCGTTCCACGACATCGCGCAGCGCTACCGCGGCGATCCGGCCGCCGCGCCTGAACTGGAACGCAAGCTGCGCGTCGGCGGCCGCATGCACTGGGGCGACACGCCGATGCCATCCGCCGAGGATCGCGGCGGCCCGCTGTCCGCCGACGACGCGCACCAGCTCGTGCAATGGGTGCTGAGCCAGTAA
- a CDS encoding Acg family FMN-binding oxidoreductase, producing MVSVPPLAASAHPEAHLRSLLAYAVLAPSSHNSQPWRFIVDGPTIAVCADRVRALPVIDPFDRELLISCGAALLNLRVALDHAGLAHTISTFPSDIDPDLLALVRVCDDGYSDASLGALFDAIPERVTTRAPFESTAVPDTLQRELIAAGVAEGAEITCVDSIAHRARVAELVAEADQEQFADPRFRRELASWIDPRRHVDGMPAFAAGVPTLLDFAAPVVTMAVRTFDLGNGLAALHHQLVGASPLVVCISTVRDDRDAWLAAGQALERVLLVATRAGYTASYLNQPIETTELRAHLRHMLGLHGEPQLLLRVGHGPHTPHSPRRPLDEVVS from the coding sequence ATGGTATCCGTTCCCCCACTAGCCGCAAGCGCCCACCCTGAAGCACATCTGAGGTCGCTGCTGGCCTACGCGGTGCTGGCCCCGTCCAGCCACAACTCGCAGCCGTGGCGGTTCATCGTCGACGGCCCCACGATCGCGGTCTGCGCGGATCGCGTGCGCGCGTTGCCCGTCATCGATCCGTTCGATCGCGAGCTGCTCATCAGCTGCGGTGCGGCCCTGCTCAACCTGCGCGTCGCGCTCGATCACGCCGGGCTCGCCCACACGATCAGCACGTTCCCGTCCGACATCGATCCCGATCTGCTGGCGCTGGTCCGGGTGTGCGACGACGGCTATTCCGACGCGTCGCTCGGCGCGCTGTTCGATGCGATTCCGGAGCGCGTCACGACGCGTGCGCCGTTCGAATCGACGGCTGTTCCGGACACGCTGCAGCGCGAGCTGATCGCGGCCGGTGTCGCGGAAGGCGCCGAGATCACCTGCGTCGACTCGATCGCGCATCGCGCACGGGTGGCCGAGCTGGTTGCAGAGGCCGATCAGGAGCAGTTCGCGGACCCGCGCTTCAGGCGCGAACTGGCGAGCTGGATCGATCCGCGCCGCCACGTCGACGGCATGCCGGCGTTCGCGGCCGGCGTGCCGACGCTGCTGGACTTCGCGGCGCCCGTCGTGACGATGGCGGTACGGACGTTCGATCTCGGTAACGGACTGGCCGCGCTGCATCACCAGCTCGTCGGCGCGTCGCCGTTGGTCGTATGCATCTCGACCGTGCGCGACGATCGCGACGCGTGGCTCGCCGCCGGACAGGCGCTGGAGCGCGTCCTGCTCGTCGCGACGCGCGCAGGCTATACGGCGTCGTACCTGAACCAGCCGATCGAGACGACCGAGCTGCGCGCCCACCTGCGTCACATGCTCGGGCTGCACGGCGAACCGCAGTTGCTATTGCGTGTCGGGCACGGCCCGCATACGCCGCACTCGCCGCGTCGCCCGCTCGACGAAGTCGTTTCGTGA
- a CDS encoding zinc-dependent alcohol dehydrogenase family protein, translated as MFAMMFDGTTQHLREARVPDPLPAAGQLLIDVHACGVCRTDLHVVDGELAHPKLPLIPGHEIVGTVRALGAGVTGFVVGDRVGVPWLGLTCGHCAYCTTGRENLCDSPGFTGYTIDGGYAECTVADHRYCVHLPQRYTDLEAAPLLCAGLIGYRTLRMAGDARRIGIYGFGAAAHLVAQVAHIEGRKVFALTKPGDTVAQQLARSLGAAWAGGSDEAPPEALDATLIFAPVGALVPTALRAVDKGGIVVCGGIHMSDIPGFPYAWLWGERRIVSVANLTRADAVEFMRVADTMPLRVEAVRYALTDANRALDDLRSGRLSGAAVLAMRG; from the coding sequence ATGTTTGCGATGATGTTTGACGGCACGACACAGCATCTGCGCGAGGCGCGCGTGCCGGACCCGTTGCCGGCGGCGGGCCAGTTGCTGATCGACGTACACGCATGCGGCGTATGCCGGACCGATCTCCACGTCGTTGACGGCGAGCTTGCGCATCCGAAGCTGCCGCTGATCCCGGGGCACGAGATCGTCGGCACGGTGCGTGCGCTCGGCGCGGGCGTGACGGGCTTCGTCGTGGGCGACCGCGTCGGTGTGCCGTGGCTCGGCTTGACGTGCGGCCATTGCGCGTATTGCACGACGGGCCGTGAGAATCTGTGCGACAGCCCGGGATTCACCGGCTATACGATCGACGGCGGCTATGCGGAGTGCACCGTCGCCGACCACCGGTATTGCGTGCATCTGCCGCAGCGCTACACCGATCTCGAAGCTGCGCCACTGCTGTGTGCCGGCCTGATCGGCTATCGAACCTTGCGCATGGCGGGCGATGCACGGCGCATCGGCATCTACGGCTTCGGTGCGGCAGCGCATCTCGTCGCGCAGGTCGCGCATATCGAGGGACGCAAGGTGTTTGCGCTGACGAAGCCGGGCGATACCGTGGCGCAGCAGCTGGCGCGTTCACTCGGTGCCGCGTGGGCCGGCGGCAGCGACGAAGCGCCTCCCGAGGCGCTCGACGCCACGCTCATCTTCGCGCCGGTGGGGGCACTGGTGCCGACAGCGCTTCGCGCGGTCGACAAAGGCGGGATCGTCGTATGCGGCGGCATCCACATGAGCGACATACCGGGCTTTCCGTACGCGTGGCTGTGGGGCGAGCGCCGTATCGTGTCGGTCGCCAACCTGACGCGCGCGGATGCGGTCGAATTCATGCGGGTCGCCGATACGATGCCGCTGCGGGTCGAGGCCGTGCGCTATGCGCTGACCGACGCGAACCGTGCGCTCGACGACTTGCGCTCGGGGCGTTTGTCGGGGGCGGCGGTGCTCGCCATGCGCGGCTGA
- the fnr gene encoding fumarate/nitrate reduction transcriptional regulator Fnr, with translation MQSHAEVSPTMPLRPFIPLHSVERVDQPKRAASRCSTCALRTVCMPADLSPDDFARVDAMICTTRHVRRGETLFRAGDTFNSIYAVRTGSFKTIVMHRDGDEQITGFQIVGESLGLGGVHTGHHNGDAIALEDSTVCIIPFGQLEQMCREVRPMQHHVYQMMSGEIVRESALMLLLGTMTAEQRVAAFLLNLSTRFKARGYSAAEFVLRMTRDEIGEYLGMKLETVSRMMSKFQHKGLVAAQGKQIRIVDPEGLGQI, from the coding sequence ATGCAGAGCCATGCCGAAGTCTCGCCGACCATGCCGTTACGCCCGTTCATTCCGCTGCATTCCGTCGAACGGGTGGACCAGCCGAAGCGCGCCGCGTCCCGTTGCTCGACGTGCGCGTTGCGTACCGTCTGCATGCCGGCCGACCTTTCGCCTGACGATTTCGCGCGTGTCGACGCGATGATCTGCACGACGCGGCACGTCCGGCGCGGTGAAACGCTGTTTCGCGCAGGCGACACGTTCAACAGCATCTATGCGGTCCGGACCGGGTCGTTCAAGACCATCGTGATGCATCGCGACGGCGACGAGCAGATCACCGGCTTCCAGATCGTCGGCGAATCGCTCGGGCTCGGCGGCGTGCACACCGGGCACCACAACGGCGACGCGATCGCGCTCGAGGACAGCACCGTCTGCATCATCCCGTTCGGCCAGCTCGAGCAGATGTGCCGCGAAGTGCGGCCGATGCAGCATCACGTGTACCAGATGATGAGCGGCGAAATCGTCCGCGAATCCGCGCTGATGCTGCTGCTCGGCACGATGACCGCCGAACAGCGCGTGGCCGCGTTCCTGCTGAACCTTTCCACCCGCTTCAAGGCGCGCGGCTACTCGGCCGCCGAGTTCGTGCTGCGGATGACGCGCGACGAGATCGGCGAATATCTCGGGATGAAGCTCGAAACCGTCAGCCGGATGATGTCGAAGTTCCAGCACAAGGGGCTCGTCGCGGCGCAAGGCAAGCAGATCCGCATCGTCGATCCGGAAGGCCTCGGGCAAATCTGA
- a CDS encoding response regulator, with amino-acid sequence MIRVLIADDHALVRDGLRHILQSASGFEVAGEASDSASTIALVRDTPANVLVLDLSMPGRNGVELIKQIKDEKPALHILVLTMHAEQQYAVRAFRAGASGYMTKESASAELVAALTKIAAGGVYVSLTMAEQFAQSLNEPTDLLPHQRLSDREFDVFRRVTTGESISEIAEALCVSVKTVSTYKTRILDKMQMPNDTALVRYAMRHKLFDDPDDL; translated from the coding sequence ATGATCAGGGTACTCATCGCCGACGACCACGCCCTCGTCAGGGACGGCCTGCGGCACATCCTGCAGAGCGCGAGCGGCTTCGAAGTCGCGGGCGAAGCGAGCGACAGTGCATCCACGATCGCGCTCGTGCGGGACACCCCCGCGAATGTCCTGGTGCTCGACCTGTCGATGCCGGGCCGAAACGGCGTCGAACTCATCAAGCAGATCAAGGACGAGAAACCGGCATTGCATATCCTCGTGCTGACAATGCATGCCGAGCAGCAATACGCGGTGCGCGCGTTCCGCGCCGGCGCGTCCGGCTACATGACCAAGGAGAGCGCGAGCGCCGAGCTGGTGGCGGCGCTGACCAAGATCGCGGCCGGCGGCGTCTACGTCAGCCTGACGATGGCCGAGCAGTTCGCGCAGAGCCTGAACGAGCCGACCGATCTCCTGCCGCACCAGCGCCTGTCCGATCGCGAGTTCGACGTGTTCCGGCGCGTCACCACCGGCGAGTCGATCTCCGAGATCGCGGAAGCGCTTTGTGTCAGCGTCAAGACGGTCAGCACGTACAAGACGCGGATTCTCGATAAGATGCAGATGCCGAACGACACGGCGCTCGTGCGCTATGCGATGCGTCACAAGCTGTTCGACGACCCGGACGATCTCTGA